In the genome of Streptomyces aquilus, the window ACAATCAAACAAAGAGCATCAATAAAAGTGTTCAATTACTGAACGCGGAGGCGTAGGTTCCGCTCTGGATCTATTCACGCAACGAAGCGAGTAATCCATGCAGACCCCCACACATGCGACATATCTGGCCGCCGAGCTACGTCTCCCCACGAACTGGCTCGACTACACGATCCTGGCCATCTACTTCGTCGTCGTCCTGGGCATCGGCTTCGCCGCCCGCAGATCGGTGAAGACCAGTCTCGACTTCTTCCTCTCCGGGCGGTCGCTGCCCGCCTGGATCACCGGCCTCGCCTTCATCTCGGCCAACCTGGCCGCCACCGAGATCCTCGGCATGGCCGCCAACAGCGCCCAGTACGGCGCGTACACCGTGCACTGGTACTGGATCGGCGCCATCCCGGCCATGGTCTTCCTGGGCCTGGTGATGATGCCCTTCTACTACGGCAGCAAGGTCCGCTCGGTCCCCGAGATGCTGCTGCTGCGCTTCGACAAATGGGCACACCTGTTGAGTTCGGCCCTGTTCGCCTTCGCCGCCATCCTGATCGCCGGTGTGAACCTGTACGCCCTCGCGATCGTCGTCGAGGCGCTGCTGGGCTGGCCGCAGTGGGTGGCGATCGTGGTCGCCGGCGCGTTCGTGCTGGCGTACATCACCCTCGGCGGTCTGTCGTCCGCCATCTACAACGAGGTGCTCCAGTTCTTCGTGATCCTCGCGGCCCTCATCCCGATCGTGGTGCTGGGCCTGAAGAAGGTCGGCGGCTGGGACGGCCTGACCGACAAGCTGACGGCCGAGCACGGCGCGAACTTCACAACCGCCTGGGGCGGTACCGGCATCGGCTCGGACAACCCGCTCGGCGCGAACTGGCTGACCATCGTGCTCGGCCTGGGCTTCGTGCTGAGTTTCGGCTACTGGACGACGAACTTCGCCGAGGTCCAGCGCGCCCTGTCCGCGAAGAACCTGAGCGCCGCCCAGCGCACCCCGCTGATCGCCGCGTTCCCCAAGATCTTCATCGTCTTCCTGGTGATGATCCCGGGCCTGACCGCCGCCGCCCTGATCCCCGGCTTCGGCACGGAGCAGTCGGGCTACCAGTACAACGACGCCATCCCGTACCTGATGGAACAGCTGCTGCCGAACGGTGTCCTGGGCATCGCGGTGACCGGCCTGCTGGCCGCGTTCATGGCGGGCATGGCGGCCAACGTGTCGTCCTTCAACACGGTGTTCACCAACGACATCTGGGGACGGTACGTCGTCAAGGGCCGCGAGGACGCGTACTACGTGCGCTTCGGCCGGCTGATCACGGTGATCGGCGTGTGCGCGTCGGTGGGCACGGCGTTCCTCGCCTCGTCCTTCTCCAACATCATGAGCTACCTCCAGACGCTGTTCTCCTTCTTCAACGTGCCGATGTTCGTGGTCTTCATCGTCGGCATGTTCTGGAAGCGGGCATCGGTGAAGTCCGGCTTCTGGGGCCTGCTCGCGGGCACGGTCGCGGCGATGGTGAACTACTTCTGGATCTACAAGCAGGGCATCATCGACATCCCCTCCGACCAGGGCGCCAACTTCGTCTCCGCGATCGTCGGCTTCGTCGCGGGCGCGGTCGTGATGGTCGCGGTGTCGCTGTTCACCGCGCCGAAGCCGGCCGAGGAGCTCCAGGGCCTGGTCTACGGCACCCGCTCCCCCGGCATGTCCGAGGCCCCCGCCGAGGGCGACGACGCCTGGTACCGCAGGCCGGCCCTGCTGGGCTGGGGCGCGATCGTGCTGGCCGCCGCCTGCTACATCCCGTTCTCGTTCTAGTCGCGGGAGGATTGAGAGACCATGT includes:
- a CDS encoding sodium:solute symporter family protein; translated protein: MQTPTHATYLAAELRLPTNWLDYTILAIYFVVVLGIGFAARRSVKTSLDFFLSGRSLPAWITGLAFISANLAATEILGMAANSAQYGAYTVHWYWIGAIPAMVFLGLVMMPFYYGSKVRSVPEMLLLRFDKWAHLLSSALFAFAAILIAGVNLYALAIVVEALLGWPQWVAIVVAGAFVLAYITLGGLSSAIYNEVLQFFVILAALIPIVVLGLKKVGGWDGLTDKLTAEHGANFTTAWGGTGIGSDNPLGANWLTIVLGLGFVLSFGYWTTNFAEVQRALSAKNLSAAQRTPLIAAFPKIFIVFLVMIPGLTAAALIPGFGTEQSGYQYNDAIPYLMEQLLPNGVLGIAVTGLLAAFMAGMAANVSSFNTVFTNDIWGRYVVKGREDAYYVRFGRLITVIGVCASVGTAFLASSFSNIMSYLQTLFSFFNVPMFVVFIVGMFWKRASVKSGFWGLLAGTVAAMVNYFWIYKQGIIDIPSDQGANFVSAIVGFVAGAVVMVAVSLFTAPKPAEELQGLVYGTRSPGMSEAPAEGDDAWYRRPALLGWGAIVLAAACYIPFSF